A single Montipora foliosa isolate CH-2021 chromosome 7, ASM3666993v2, whole genome shotgun sequence DNA region contains:
- the LOC138011204 gene encoding ubiquitin-conjugating enzyme E2 N-like, which produces MSAGLPRRITKETQRLLAEPVPGIHAIPSEQNARYFKVSIEGPSQSPYENGVFNLELFLPEEYPMAAPKVRFMTKIYHPNIDKLGRICLDILKDKWSPALQIRTVLLSIQALLSAPNPDDPLANDVAEQWKENEVKAIETARCWTRQFASAK; this is translated from the exons ATGTCCGCTGGATTGCCGAGAAGGATAACCAAG GAAACACAGCGTCTACTTGCCGAGCCTGTGCCGGGAATACATGCTATTCCAAGCGAACAAAATGCAAGATACTTCAAAGTTAGCATAGAAGGTCCAAGCCAG TCGCCTTACGAAAATGGAGTATTTAATCTCGAGCTATTTCTTCCCGAGGAATACCCAATGGCTGCCCCAAAGGTCCGTTTTATGACCAAAATTTACCATCCTAACATAGACAAACTGGGTCGGATCTGCCTGGATATTCTAAAAG ATAAATGGAGCCCAGCACTTCAGATCCGCACAGTTCTCCTGTCGATTCAAGCTCTTCTCAGTGCGCCAAATCCGGATGATCCATTGGCCAATGATGTTGCTGAACAGTGGAAGGAAAATGAAGTCAAAGCTATTGAGACTG CTCGTTGTTGGACAAGACAGTTTGCAAGTGCAAAATAG